A genome region from Colwellia sp. Arc7-D includes the following:
- a CDS encoding glycogen/starch synthase, with amino-acid sequence MKILMAAAENDALPRGKVGGIGDVVRDIPIALGKIDQQVDVVTPGYGAFSKLEGAQHVTSLEVTFGSQQEKVDIFKVSFKKSAKNASKNVTQWVIEHPLFAIGGAGKIYCDDPSNRPFASDASKFALFSAAVAKAVICDVFGKIDVLHLHDWHTAMVSVLRAFDPEYQQLKAIKTVFTIHNIALQGIRPFDGDESSLKAWFPYLAFDYSKINDPRYHDCYNPMRAGITLSDKVHAVSPTYAKEILLPSNIEQGHFGGEGLEHDLRFAADTGRLHGILNGCEYPEITKAPLKLKALLTLSAKEVVKWLDDKPLVDQAHLVAATRLAQVANKQYKKQPLVLTSVGRITDQKVRLFQEVMPNGKTALEHLLAILADDGVFILLGSGDKKLEEFLTKIAVNHSNFIFLKGYSEALSINMYNSGDLFLMPSSFEPCGISQMLSMRAGQPCLAHSVGGLSDTISHNMNGFTFNGDNPLQQAENMLSCFHSVLALKKHSPTEWATISDNALKSRFLWSDVAHDYIKHLYNSH; translated from the coding sequence ATGAAAATATTAATGGCAGCCGCTGAAAATGATGCATTACCTCGCGGAAAAGTAGGTGGTATAGGTGATGTTGTTCGAGATATTCCTATTGCCCTAGGTAAAATTGACCAACAGGTAGATGTTGTTACGCCTGGCTACGGTGCCTTTTCTAAGTTAGAAGGAGCACAGCACGTAACTTCACTTGAGGTTACGTTTGGCTCACAACAAGAAAAAGTTGATATTTTCAAAGTCTCGTTTAAAAAGTCGGCAAAAAACGCATCGAAAAATGTAACGCAATGGGTCATTGAACATCCTTTATTTGCTATTGGCGGAGCAGGAAAAATTTACTGTGATGATCCAAGTAACAGACCTTTTGCCTCAGATGCCAGTAAATTTGCCTTATTCAGTGCTGCTGTTGCCAAAGCGGTTATTTGCGATGTTTTTGGTAAAATAGACGTATTACATTTACACGACTGGCATACCGCTATGGTGTCAGTACTGCGTGCTTTTGATCCTGAATACCAACAACTAAAAGCGATTAAAACCGTTTTCACTATTCATAATATTGCCTTGCAAGGTATTAGACCCTTTGATGGTGATGAATCTTCGTTAAAGGCTTGGTTTCCGTATTTAGCCTTTGATTATAGTAAAATTAACGACCCGCGTTATCACGATTGTTATAACCCGATGCGCGCTGGTATTACGTTGTCAGATAAAGTGCATGCCGTTTCGCCAACGTATGCAAAAGAAATATTATTGCCAAGTAATATTGAACAAGGACATTTTGGTGGTGAAGGTTTAGAGCATGACTTGCGCTTTGCGGCTGACACAGGCAGGTTGCACGGTATATTAAATGGTTGCGAATACCCTGAAATTACAAAAGCGCCACTTAAACTCAAAGCTTTACTAACATTATCAGCAAAAGAAGTGGTTAAATGGCTCGACGATAAACCGTTAGTTGATCAAGCACATTTAGTTGCCGCAACACGATTAGCACAAGTTGCTAATAAGCAGTATAAAAAGCAACCGTTAGTGTTAACTTCTGTGGGGCGTATTACCGATCAAAAAGTACGTTTATTTCAAGAAGTAATGCCCAATGGTAAAACAGCCTTAGAACACTTATTAGCCATATTAGCAGATGATGGCGTATTTATTTTATTAGGTAGTGGTGATAAAAAACTCGAAGAATTTTTAACCAAAATAGCGGTTAATCATAGTAACTTTATTTTTCTTAAAGGCTATTCTGAAGCCTTATCGATCAATATGTATAACTCTGGCGACTTATTTTTAATGCCAAGTTCATTTGAGCCTTGTGGTATTAGCCAAATGCTTTCAATGCGTGCAGGACAGCCTTGTTTAGCTCATAGTGTCGGAGGTTTAAGCGATACTATAAGCCATAACATGAATGGTTTTACTTTTAATGGTGATAACCCGCTTCAACAAGCTGAAAATATGCTCAGCTGTTTTCATTCCGTTTTGGCACTGAAAAAACATAGTCCAACAGAGTGGGCAACAATTTCTGATAATGCCTTAAAATCACGATTTTTATGGAGTGACGTTGCTCATGATTATATTAAGCACCTTTATAATAGTCACTAA
- the glgB gene encoding 1,4-alpha-glucan branching protein GlgB, giving the protein MKNLAKSLLDNEEVSAIVNVKHRDIFSVLGIHKHPMTSGLIVRAFLPEALSVEVIDTKTQALVAELNQVDQAGLFEGKLGRKRNVFDYRLRVLYKNETVIVDDPYRYPSLLKSEDLYLFCEGTHEQAYQWMGAHEIIVDNVKGTHFVVWAPDASRVSVVGDFNFWDGRHHVMRKHPGSGVWEIFLPNVCADASYKYEISDKYEQIQPLKADPYTLSMQLAPETASKVSQNSEYQWQDSQWMNERDNASNHYHGAVSIYEVHLGSWKRNLTNSSDNSHSPSYLTYRELAEQLVPYVVEMGFTHLQLMPVSEYPFDGSWGYQPIGLFAPTARFGSAEDFKYFVDSCHRAGIGLLLDWVPGHFPTDEHGTGKFDGSCLYEHEDLRKGFHPDWKTLIYNYGRSEVQSYLLSNAIYWLDQYHIDGLRVDAVASMLYLDYSREAGQWLPNEHGGRENLEAIEVLQKVNTRSYAKHPGVMMIAEESTAWPGVSKPVDTGGLGFGFKWNMGWMNDTLKYMERDPIYRQHHHNEMTFGLVYSFSENFVLPISHDEVVHGKGSLLNKMPGDDWQKFANLRAYYGFMWTHPGKKLLFMGCEFAQRKEWNHDQSLDWHLLENDSHKGMQTLIKDLNHTYRGIPALHELDCDGNGFEWLDSQNSAQSILVYLRKGQEGTAPALVVVNLTPTSYENFAVGVPQAGFYRECLNTDSSIYGGSNVGNGGGVSSVNEAYAGQENKVSLSVPPLATMIFELQ; this is encoded by the coding sequence ATGAAAAACCTAGCAAAAAGCTTGTTAGATAACGAAGAAGTTTCAGCAATAGTTAATGTAAAGCATAGAGATATTTTTTCCGTACTAGGCATACATAAACATCCAATGACCAGTGGTTTAATTGTTCGCGCATTTTTACCTGAAGCACTCAGTGTTGAGGTTATTGATACTAAAACTCAAGCTTTAGTCGCTGAACTTAATCAAGTTGATCAAGCGGGACTATTCGAAGGTAAATTAGGCCGAAAACGAAATGTTTTTGACTATCGTTTACGTGTTTTATATAAAAATGAAACTGTTATTGTTGACGACCCATACCGTTATCCTTCGTTATTAAAAAGTGAAGATCTCTACCTTTTTTGTGAAGGTACACATGAACAAGCTTATCAATGGATGGGCGCTCATGAAATTATCGTTGATAACGTTAAGGGCACACACTTTGTCGTTTGGGCTCCTGATGCTTCTCGTGTTTCGGTGGTAGGAGATTTCAATTTTTGGGATGGTCGACATCATGTTATGCGCAAGCATCCTGGCTCTGGTGTGTGGGAGATATTCCTACCTAATGTGTGTGCTGATGCCAGCTATAAATATGAAATTTCTGATAAGTATGAGCAAATTCAGCCATTAAAAGCTGACCCATATACACTTTCAATGCAATTAGCGCCTGAAACGGCCTCTAAAGTTAGCCAAAATAGTGAATATCAGTGGCAAGATTCGCAATGGATGAACGAGCGTGATAACGCATCTAATCATTATCATGGTGCTGTTTCAATTTACGAAGTGCACCTTGGCTCATGGAAAAGAAATTTAACTAATAGCAGCGATAATTCACATTCACCAAGTTACTTAACTTACCGTGAATTAGCTGAGCAGCTAGTACCTTATGTTGTTGAAATGGGGTTTACTCATCTGCAACTTATGCCAGTAAGTGAGTATCCTTTTGATGGTTCTTGGGGCTACCAGCCTATCGGACTTTTTGCGCCTACTGCCCGTTTTGGTAGTGCAGAAGACTTTAAATATTTTGTCGATAGTTGCCATCGCGCTGGTATTGGGTTGCTGCTAGATTGGGTGCCGGGCCATTTTCCTACTGATGAACATGGTACGGGTAAGTTTGATGGTTCATGCTTGTATGAACATGAAGATTTACGCAAAGGTTTCCATCCTGATTGGAAAACCCTTATTTATAACTATGGTCGCTCAGAAGTACAAAGTTATTTACTGAGTAACGCTATTTACTGGTTAGATCAATACCACATCGATGGTTTGCGTGTTGATGCCGTTGCTTCAATGTTGTATCTAGATTACAGCCGTGAAGCTGGCCAATGGTTGCCTAATGAGCATGGCGGCAGAGAAAATTTAGAAGCGATTGAGGTATTACAAAAAGTGAATACCCGTTCGTACGCAAAGCATCCTGGCGTTATGATGATTGCGGAAGAGTCAACTGCGTGGCCTGGTGTATCAAAACCGGTTGATACTGGCGGTTTAGGTTTTGGCTTCAAATGGAACATGGGTTGGATGAATGACACGTTGAAATATATGGAACGTGATCCTATTTATCGACAACATCATCATAACGAAATGACCTTCGGCTTAGTCTACAGTTTCAGTGAAAACTTTGTCTTACCTATTAGTCACGACGAAGTAGTGCATGGTAAAGGCTCGTTGTTAAATAAAATGCCCGGTGATGATTGGCAAAAATTTGCTAATTTACGCGCCTATTATGGTTTTATGTGGACTCATCCTGGTAAAAAACTATTGTTTATGGGCTGTGAATTTGCTCAACGTAAAGAGTGGAATCATGATCAAAGCTTAGATTGGCATTTACTTGAAAATGACAGTCATAAAGGCATGCAAACACTGATAAAAGATTTAAATCATACCTATAGAGGCATTCCTGCATTGCATGAACTTGATTGCGACGGTAATGGCTTTGAATGGTTAGATTCGCAAAACAGTGCGCAATCAATTTTGGTTTATTTACGCAAAGGCCAAGAAGGCACTGCACCTGCTTTAGTCGTTGTTAACCTAACACCGACAAGTTACGAAAACTTTGCTGTTGGTGTACCACAAGCTGGATTTTATCGAGAATGCTTAAATACCGACAGCAGTATTTATGGTGGTAGTAATGTTGGTAATGGTGGTGGTGTCAGCTCAGTAAATGAGGCATACGCTGGTCAAGAGAATAAAGTTTCTTTGTCAGTACCTCCGCTTGCGACGATGATTTTTGAATTACAGTAA
- the glgC gene encoding glucose-1-phosphate adenylyltransferase: protein MPNYVERRISSLTKETYALILAGGRGSRLYELTDRRAKPATFFGGKFRIIDFPLSNCINSGIRRVGIATQYKSHSLIRHVNRGWGHFKKELGESIEILPASQQTGDGWYLGTANAVFQNIDIIRHELPKYVMILSGDHVYRMDYGPLLAQHVASEADMTVCCIETSVEEAAGQFGVMTVDEDSRVCRFDEKPANPSEVPGKPGVTLASMGNYVFNTEFLFEQLEKDAAQEGSSGDFGNDIIPRIIESHRVFAYPFKDPDSEKQPYWRDVGTLDSFWEANMELVAPEPQLNMYDENWPIWTYQEQTAPAKFVFDQDERRGIAIDSTVSGGVVVSGSTVKRTLLFSKVRVNSYCEIDESVILPGVVINRNCKVKKAIIDRGCEIPAGMEIGINHDDDRANGFRVTDKGVVLVTIGMLAKLKSENK from the coding sequence ATGCCCAATTATGTAGAAAGAAGAATAAGTAGTTTAACAAAAGAAACTTATGCGTTGATTTTGGCTGGAGGCCGAGGTTCGCGACTCTATGAATTAACAGACAGACGAGCTAAACCTGCTACCTTTTTTGGTGGTAAGTTTAGGATTATCGATTTTCCTTTATCAAACTGTATTAACTCAGGTATTAGGCGTGTAGGTATTGCGACTCAATATAAGTCACATTCACTTATTCGTCATGTTAACCGCGGTTGGGGACACTTTAAGAAAGAGCTTGGTGAATCCATTGAGATTTTGCCGGCATCACAACAAACGGGTGATGGCTGGTATCTTGGTACGGCTAATGCCGTATTTCAAAACATTGACATTATCAGACATGAATTACCTAAATATGTGATGATTTTATCTGGCGATCACGTTTATCGTATGGATTACGGTCCTTTACTCGCTCAACATGTGGCTAGTGAAGCAGATATGACCGTATGTTGTATTGAAACATCGGTTGAAGAAGCGGCAGGGCAGTTTGGTGTAATGACCGTTGATGAAGATAGCCGTGTTTGTCGCTTTGATGAGAAGCCAGCTAATCCTTCTGAAGTACCTGGCAAACCTGGTGTTACATTAGCCTCGATGGGTAACTATGTTTTCAACACAGAATTTTTATTTGAGCAACTTGAAAAAGATGCTGCTCAAGAAGGGTCAAGTGGTGACTTTGGTAACGATATTATTCCTAGAATAATCGAATCTCATCGCGTATTTGCTTACCCGTTTAAAGATCCCGACAGTGAAAAACAACCTTACTGGCGTGATGTAGGTACCTTAGATTCTTTTTGGGAAGCCAATATGGAATTAGTGGCACCAGAGCCACAGCTTAACATGTACGATGAAAACTGGCCTATTTGGACGTATCAAGAGCAAACAGCACCCGCTAAGTTTGTATTTGACCAAGACGAGCGACGTGGAATTGCAATAGATTCAACGGTTTCTGGTGGTGTGGTTGTTTCTGGTTCAACGGTTAAAAGAACGCTGTTATTCTCAAAAGTAAGAGTTAATTCTTACTGTGAAATTGATGAATCAGTTATTTTACCTGGCGTTGTTATTAATCGTAATTGTAAAGTTAAAAAAGCAATTATCGACCGTGGTTGTGAAATTCCAGCTGGTATGGAAATAGGCATAAACCATGATGATGATCGTGCAAATGGTTTTAGAGTTACAGATAAAGGTGTTGTTTTAGTTACCATCGGTATGCTTGCAAAACTGAAAAGTGAAAATAAATAG
- a CDS encoding alpha-D-glucose phosphate-specific phosphoglucomutase — translation MTTEHVINAKQIKTQAFTDQKPGTSGLRKKVKQFQQPGYLENFVQAVFNTIAPCAGKKLVIGGDGRFYNREAIQVIIKMAVANGFSHILVGQGGILSTPAASCVIRKNKACGGIILSASHNPGGPDEDFGIKFNGENGGPAPEKLTDAIFEQTLSMAQYLTIDTDDIDLDNLATLQIAQCQIDVIDPVSDYADLMESMFDFSAMKSLIAKGDFRLCFDAMHAVNGPYAKEIIENRLGAPIGSVINGVPLTDFGGGHPDPNLVHAHELVDLVYGEDGFDFGAASDGDGDRNMVLGKAFYINPCDSLAILTANASLIPAYAKGIAGVARSMPTSRAVDRVAEAMNIPCYETPTGWKFFGNLLDAGKITLCGEESFGTGSDHIREKDGLWAVLFWLNLIAVKQQPVSEIVKNHWLQYGRDYFTRHDYEAVDSANAHEMIDQLKAKISTLPGQEFSGVKITSADDFEYIDPVDSSKTTAQGVRIYLENGGRIVFRLSGTGTQGATLRVYLDCYQQDTALLAQETQQALSELIQIAESVAGIKQFTGRTQPDVIT, via the coding sequence ATGACAACTGAACATGTAATCAACGCTAAGCAAATAAAAACTCAAGCATTTACAGATCAAAAGCCAGGAACTTCAGGCCTTAGAAAAAAAGTTAAGCAATTTCAACAACCCGGTTATTTAGAGAACTTTGTTCAAGCCGTATTCAATACCATTGCGCCATGTGCAGGCAAAAAATTAGTTATTGGCGGTGATGGACGATTTTATAACCGTGAAGCGATACAAGTTATTATCAAAATGGCTGTAGCTAATGGGTTTTCTCATATTTTAGTTGGGCAGGGCGGTATTTTATCAACACCAGCAGCCTCTTGTGTAATACGAAAAAACAAGGCCTGCGGCGGTATTATTTTATCAGCGAGCCATAACCCTGGTGGTCCAGACGAAGATTTTGGTATTAAATTTAACGGTGAAAATGGCGGACCAGCACCAGAGAAATTAACCGATGCGATATTCGAACAAACTTTATCGATGGCGCAATATTTAACGATTGATACCGACGATATTGATCTTGATAACCTAGCAACACTGCAAATTGCACAATGCCAAATTGATGTTATTGACCCGGTAAGTGATTACGCTGACTTAATGGAATCTATGTTTGACTTTTCAGCAATGAAATCCTTAATCGCAAAAGGTGATTTTCGCCTTTGTTTCGACGCGATGCATGCTGTAAATGGTCCTTATGCAAAAGAAATTATTGAAAATCGCTTAGGTGCGCCCATTGGTTCAGTGATTAATGGCGTACCATTAACTGATTTCGGTGGTGGTCATCCTGATCCTAACTTAGTGCACGCACATGAATTAGTTGATTTAGTTTATGGTGAAGATGGCTTTGATTTTGGCGCCGCGTCAGACGGTGACGGCGATCGAAACATGGTGCTAGGTAAAGCGTTTTATATCAACCCTTGCGATAGTTTAGCGATATTAACGGCCAACGCGAGCCTAATTCCAGCCTATGCGAAAGGTATTGCTGGCGTTGCGCGTTCAATGCCAACAAGCAGAGCTGTTGATCGTGTAGCCGAAGCAATGAATATACCTTGCTATGAAACACCAACTGGTTGGAAGTTTTTTGGTAATTTATTAGATGCAGGCAAAATCACCTTATGTGGCGAAGAAAGTTTTGGTACTGGTTCTGATCATATTAGAGAAAAAGATGGTTTATGGGCAGTATTGTTCTGGCTTAATTTAATTGCCGTTAAACAACAACCGGTCAGTGAAATTGTTAAAAACCATTGGTTACAGTACGGTCGTGACTATTTTACTCGTCATGATTATGAAGCTGTAGACAGTGCCAATGCACATGAAATGATAGATCAGTTAAAAGCTAAAATCTCCACTTTACCGGGTCAGGAATTCTCAGGTGTTAAGATAACATCAGCAGACGACTTTGAGTACATTGACCCAGTAGATAGTAGTAAAACAACCGCACAAGGTGTTCGCATTTATTTAGAAAATGGCGGACGAATTGTCTTTAGGCTTTCAGGAACCGGAACACAAGGCGCCACATTGAGGGTTTACTTAGACTGTTATCAACAAGATACCGCTTTGTTAGCACAAGAAACACAACAAGCCTTGAGTGAATTAATTCAAATAGCGGAATCTGTTGCGGGTATTAAACAATTTACGGGTAGAACTCAGCCTGACGTTATTACATAA
- a CDS encoding YgjV family protein yields MSDFLLSQLLVTVTLIIECCAMQFKNKNYILASLSVSCFFNGFHYLLLDQATAGYIFLFSSVRFLISIKWKFQWISVASLSLSLLITISTYNGILSIIGFMATILITTGSFSHNDKFLRLMMISGGTLWIIHNFILGSPVGLIVETVFVVSSCIGYYRFYIAKKPAPTLSV; encoded by the coding sequence ATGTCTGATTTTTTACTTTCACAATTACTCGTTACCGTAACGCTGATCATTGAGTGTTGCGCCATGCAGTTTAAAAACAAAAATTATATTCTAGCGTCGTTATCTGTTAGTTGTTTTTTTAATGGCTTTCATTATTTGTTGCTTGACCAGGCAACGGCTGGTTACATATTTTTATTCTCTAGCGTGCGTTTTCTAATCTCCATTAAGTGGAAGTTCCAATGGATTTCAGTAGCTTCACTGAGCTTAAGTTTACTGATCACCATCAGCACCTATAACGGCATATTAAGTATTATAGGTTTTATGGCAACAATTTTGATCACCACAGGTTCATTTAGCCATAACGATAAGTTTTTACGATTAATGATGATTTCTGGCGGAACACTCTGGATTATTCACAATTTTATTTTAGGTTCTCCGGTTGGGTTAATCGTAGAAACTGTTTTTGTTGTAAGTAGCTGCATTGGTTACTATCGATTTTATATTGCCAAGAAACCTGCTCCAACATTGTCTGTGTAA
- a CDS encoding M14 family metallopeptidase has product MLKKYAYILSSMLIGYICSLSAVAETTEQMWPGSQYNPLIPTFEKVLGYNVGERITNHGDMLRFFEALERAAPEKIKLFEYGRTWEGRKLIYAAIGNRDVMANLDGFADKMQKLSDPRITDKSAAKALIAQLPSSVWLGYGVHGNEISSTDAAMMTAYHLLAAPNEATNRKILKNTLVFIDPLQNPDGRNRFTSRYYATVGMQHSDDRLSAEHNEPWPSGRSNHYLFDMNRDWLAITQPETAGRIRAMNHYRPLVVIDLHEMGGDSSYYFSPAAQPFNPHMTKTQIENMTAIGKNHGKHFDRLGFDYFTREVFDAFYPGYGDSWPVFYGASASTYEVSSSRGELFKKQSGETLTYKNTVQRHFVASISTAEGVADNHQKLLNDYYNYQTSAIKTGKNNKERVYILPNTRNVAGSHRLATLMAQHGVEVKQAEKDFKQCGKNYQAGAYFIDTAQPKGRFVKTTFTQQVDMSAEFVKEQERRRAIKLDDEIYDVTGWSLPLMFDVDVDTCSKAVKVANHVVESNDKLIGKVANPDATVAYLVAWGDMAAGRFLTAALQQNITIKSADEAFTLADNQKFTAGTLIIEKRRNDDNLAAKIIEIAKNTGAQVQGVDSSWVTQGPSFGSGNTVTMSAPKIAMAWDNPVSSLSAGNTRFVIERQFNYPVTAIRTHTLKSADLSNYQVLILPSGDFKEVLGVSGADNIKQWVKRGGVLITLGRATQFAAEHDIALLDVKRERAFKAKVDDKSTPAKELEGESMVDGQLLSTKSELVLASENVKEKPDFVAGILANIEVDQEHWLTAGVNKNLTAIAYGNDIYTPIKLASGKNLAWFSDSESVLASGYLWAENKKQLAYKPYLIHQPMGRGMVIAFTQEPTTRAYLDGLNIMLMNTIFRAAAHAKPLK; this is encoded by the coding sequence ATGCTAAAAAAGTACGCCTACATCCTTTCTTCAATGCTTATTGGCTATATTTGTTCGTTGTCAGCTGTAGCTGAAACTACAGAGCAAATGTGGCCTGGAAGTCAATATAACCCCTTAATACCCACCTTTGAAAAAGTGCTAGGTTACAATGTAGGAGAACGCATTACTAACCATGGCGATATGTTACGATTTTTTGAAGCATTAGAACGTGCTGCGCCCGAGAAAATTAAACTATTTGAATACGGGCGAACATGGGAAGGTCGTAAACTTATTTATGCCGCCATAGGTAACCGTGATGTTATGGCAAACCTTGATGGTTTTGCTGACAAGATGCAAAAGCTGTCAGATCCAAGAATTACCGACAAAAGCGCTGCTAAAGCATTAATTGCCCAACTACCGTCTTCAGTTTGGTTGGGGTATGGCGTTCATGGTAATGAAATTAGCAGTACAGATGCCGCTATGATGACAGCGTATCATTTACTCGCTGCGCCGAATGAAGCCACTAATCGCAAAATTTTAAAAAACACTTTGGTATTTATTGACCCACTGCAAAACCCTGATGGACGTAACCGATTTACTAGTCGCTATTATGCTACTGTCGGTATGCAACACAGTGATGATAGATTAAGCGCCGAGCACAATGAACCTTGGCCAAGTGGTCGTTCAAACCATTACTTATTTGATATGAATCGAGATTGGTTAGCCATTACTCAGCCTGAAACCGCAGGTCGAATTCGTGCAATGAACCATTACCGTCCTTTAGTGGTGATTGATTTACATGAAATGGGCGGCGATAGCAGCTATTACTTTTCGCCAGCCGCACAACCTTTTAACCCGCATATGACCAAAACTCAAATTGAGAATATGACCGCGATCGGAAAAAATCATGGTAAACATTTTGACCGACTCGGGTTCGACTATTTTACTCGTGAAGTATTTGATGCTTTCTATCCCGGATATGGTGACAGCTGGCCAGTATTTTATGGTGCCTCAGCATCAACTTATGAAGTGTCTTCTTCGCGCGGTGAGCTATTCAAAAAGCAAAGTGGTGAAACTTTAACTTATAAAAATACGGTTCAACGACATTTTGTTGCGTCAATTTCAACCGCTGAAGGTGTAGCTGACAATCATCAAAAGCTACTTAACGACTATTACAATTATCAAACCAGTGCGATTAAAACCGGAAAAAATAACAAAGAACGCGTTTATATTTTACCCAATACACGCAATGTTGCGGGTAGCCATCGACTTGCAACGTTAATGGCGCAGCATGGTGTTGAAGTTAAACAAGCGGAAAAAGATTTTAAACAGTGTGGTAAAAACTATCAGGCAGGAGCCTACTTTATTGATACCGCTCAACCTAAAGGTCGCTTTGTTAAAACAACCTTTACCCAGCAGGTTGATATGTCAGCTGAATTTGTGAAAGAGCAAGAACGCCGCCGTGCGATAAAATTAGATGATGAGATCTATGATGTTACGGGCTGGTCATTACCATTAATGTTCGACGTAGATGTAGATACCTGTTCAAAAGCAGTAAAAGTTGCTAACCATGTTGTTGAAAGTAATGACAAACTCATAGGTAAGGTTGCGAACCCTGATGCTACTGTAGCCTATTTAGTCGCATGGGGTGATATGGCAGCGGGTAGATTTTTGACCGCTGCATTACAACAAAATATCACCATTAAAAGTGCTGATGAAGCGTTTACTTTAGCCGATAATCAAAAGTTTACTGCGGGTACGTTAATTATAGAAAAGCGCCGAAATGACGATAATTTAGCGGCTAAAATCATCGAAATAGCAAAAAATACTGGTGCGCAAGTTCAAGGGGTAGATTCAAGTTGGGTTACTCAAGGTCCAAGTTTTGGTAGTGGTAATACAGTGACAATGTCAGCGCCTAAAATCGCCATGGCGTGGGACAATCCAGTGAGTTCTTTAAGCGCGGGTAATACCCGTTTTGTTATTGAACGACAGTTTAATTACCCAGTTACGGCAATTCGCACGCATACCCTTAAAAGTGCCGATTTATCAAACTACCAAGTGCTAATTTTACCTTCTGGTGACTTTAAAGAAGTACTTGGGGTAAGTGGCGCTGACAATATTAAGCAATGGGTAAAACGTGGCGGCGTGTTAATCACACTCGGTCGAGCAACGCAATTTGCTGCTGAGCATGATATTGCCTTGCTTGATGTTAAAAGAGAACGTGCGTTTAAGGCTAAAGTAGACGATAAATCAACACCAGCAAAAGAGCTTGAAGGTGAGTCAATGGTTGATGGCCAGTTATTATCAACAAAATCTGAGCTTGTATTAGCCAGTGAAAATGTAAAAGAAAAACCTGATTTTGTTGCCGGAATATTAGCAAATATTGAAGTCGATCAAGAGCATTGGTTGACCGCAGGCGTCAATAAAAACCTCACGGCTATTGCCTATGGAAACGATATATATACGCCAATAAAATTAGCATCGGGTAAAAATTTGGCCTGGTTTAGTGATTCAGAAAGTGTTTTAGCGAGCGGTTATTTGTGGGCAGAGAATAAAAAACAATTAGCTTATAAACCCTACCTTATTCATCAACCGATGGGACGTGGCATGGTGATCGCTTTTACACAAGAGCCAACGACTAGAGCGTATTTAGATGGTTTGAATATTATGCTAATGAATACTATTTTTAGAGCTGCAGCGCATGCGAAACCGTTAAAATAA